The following coding sequences are from one Paenibacillus sp. JDR-2 window:
- a CDS encoding carbohydrate ABC transporter permease translates to MSLKSKSEAYGNPFGVPSSLDWLNFSEALSKYHFYTYFENSLIYTAGTIVITLATGSMLAYCLSRMQWKFNSAVLFYVSMGLIVPIEVVVIPLFQLVKALHIKNSYLGLILPYSGFAIASCVLMLYAFLRSLPKELEEAACIDGANVYQTYIRIIFPIVMPALVTQCVLIFIRIWNEFPLAFIIASKDQFRPLTVGLLGFFVNVGVTDWGLIGASMLLSSLPMIIVYLVGNEKIENALTAGAILK, encoded by the coding sequence ATGTCGTTGAAGTCCAAAAGCGAAGCTTACGGCAATCCTTTTGGCGTACCGTCTTCCTTGGATTGGCTGAACTTCAGCGAAGCGTTGTCCAAATATCATTTTTATACGTATTTCGAGAACAGCCTGATTTATACGGCGGGGACGATTGTCATAACGCTGGCGACGGGAAGCATGCTGGCCTATTGCCTCAGCCGCATGCAATGGAAATTTAATTCGGCGGTGTTGTTTTACGTATCCATGGGACTGATCGTCCCGATCGAGGTCGTTGTTATTCCTTTATTCCAGCTGGTTAAAGCGCTGCATATCAAAAACAGCTATCTAGGTCTTATCCTGCCGTATTCCGGCTTCGCCATCGCTTCCTGCGTTCTTATGCTGTACGCTTTTCTCCGTTCGTTGCCCAAGGAGCTGGAGGAAGCGGCATGCATAGACGGCGCGAATGTCTATCAGACCTATATAAGAATCATATTTCCAATCGTGATGCCGGCATTGGTTACGCAATGCGTCCTTATATTCATTCGGATCTGGAACGAATTCCCGCTTGCTTTTATTATTGCCTCCAAGGATCAATTTCGGCCGCTAACCGTGGGGTTGCTTGGTTTCTTTGTCAATGTGGGAGTTACGGATTGGGGGTTGATCGGCGCGAGTATGCTGTTATCCAGTTTGCCTATGATTATCGTTTATTTGGTAGGCAACGAGAAGATCGAAAATGCTTTGACAGCCGGGGCTATTCTGAAATAG